A window of Hevea brasiliensis isolate MT/VB/25A 57/8 chromosome 14, ASM3005281v1, whole genome shotgun sequence contains these coding sequences:
- the LOC110655202 gene encoding uncharacterized protein LOC110655202 isoform X2, translated as MDPFSVAVIGAGIGAVATLAAAVPPAATFTYNAAKDSLTSIDYIRKLDHNREKLEKELEELIAFANDIDQGRVKKEEIKNTSIYKVWRTRVSEIEAEVKASTREHERIKEQPGKKFYADKRKLGKEMVNKLEEVTKHIEKGWSIIKNF; from the coding sequence ATGGATCCATTTTCTGTTGCGGTAATTGGTGCAGGCATAGGGGCTGTTGCTACGTTAGCAGCCGCAGTACCCCCGGCTGCCACATTTACTTACAATGCTGCGAAAGATTCATTAACCTCAATTGATTACATAAGGAAACTTGACCATAACCGTGAAAAGCTGGAAAAGGAATTAGAggaactcattgcttttgcaaaTGATATTGATCAGGGCCGTGTCAAGAAAGAGGAGATAAAAAATACTAGCATATACAAGGTATGGAGAACCAGGGTATCGGAGATTGAAGCAGAAGTGAAAGCTTCGACTCGTGAACATGAAAGGATTAAAGAGCAGCCTGGAAAGAAATTTTATGCTGATAAACGGAAACTTGGCAAAGAAATGGTGAACAAGCTTGAGGAAGTTACTAAGCATATAGAAAAAGGTTGGTCTATAATTAAAAACTTTTGA